One window of the Salvia splendens isolate huo1 chromosome 1, SspV2, whole genome shotgun sequence genome contains the following:
- the LOC121779038 gene encoding thaumatin-like protein 1, with amino-acid sequence MQLLSGVVDSAIFTVRNNCPFTIWPAALTGAGSPAQTGFELPPQASRALAIPAPWSGRIWARFQCSNSGRFTCESADCNSDQIECNGAGGTPPATLVESTLAGDQGKDFNDVSLVDGFNLPVAVASAGGNCPPTSCPVDINNKGCPNELAVRGGNGGVVGCKSACLALNQPQYCCTGAYSSPATCKPTSYSQIFKSQCPEAYSYAYDDQTGLLTCPTGNDYLITFCP; translated from the exons ATGCAGCTTTTATCAG GGGTTGTTGATTCGGCCATATTCACCGTGAGAAACAATTGCCCATTCACAATATGGCCGGCAGCTCTAACCGGAGCCGGTTCTCCAGCCCAAACCGGGTTCGAGCTACCACCACAGGCTTCAAGAGCTCTCGCCATTCCAGCTCCATGGTCCGGTCGAATCTGGGCCCGGTTCCAATGCTCCAACTCTGGCCGATTCACCTGCGAAAGCGCCGATTGTAACTCGGACCAAATTGAATGCAATGGCGCCGGTGGCACTCCTCCTGCCACCCTAGTGGAATCCACACTAGCAGGGGACCAAGGCAAAGACTTCAACGACGTGAGCCTTGTTGACGGATTCAATCTGCCAGTAGCGGTCGCCTCTGCCGGAGGAAACTGCCCGCCCACGAGTTGCCCGGTTGATATCAATAACAAAGGCTGCCCCAATGAACTGGCGGTGAGAGGGGGGAACGGCGGGGTGGTTGGGTGCAAGAGTGCGTGTCTTGCACTCAACCAGCCACAGTATTGCTGCACCGGCGCGTATAGCAGTCCGGCAACGTGCAAGCCCACAAGCTACTCGCAGATATTCAAGTCGCAATGCCCGGAGGCTTATAGCTATGCTTACGATGATCAAACCGGCTTACTTACTTGCCCAACCGGGAACGACTATCTCATTACATTCTGTCCTTGA